The DNA region CGTCTCGGCCGTATGCATGGTATAATTCGCGTTTCTGATGACATCGAGCAGATAGGACTGGCCGGTCAGGAACGTTCCGATATCAAGCAAAGCCAGAGCAAAACATGCGATGGACGCGAGGATCAACTGCTGTGCGATGAAACTCGCATATCCGAGCCTCGCAAGTCCCGCGACCACGGCAAAGCAGGCGAGGTCGCCAAGCAGATAGACAGATTGACTAAGATTGGATGAGCCTGGCGACAGGGGCGCGGCGACAGTCGACATCATGCCCGTCGCATCTCTCGCAGAGGAGTAGACGAGGGTCGCGCCTGCAAAAATGCGCGGCAGGAAAAACGACGACACGACGGAAAACAGGACGTAGGCGGCAAACCAGAAGCCGGGACCCGGATAGGCGATGCTAACCAGCGCCGCTTGCGTCTGGACCGGACGCAACAAGGTGGCGGCGACGATAAACAGGAGCAGAAGATGGCTTGGCTGAATACTGCTGCCGCCGAGCGCAGGCAATTGCAGAGCCGCCGCGGCTCCCAGCAGCGTCAACAGGCAGAGGGTTGTCACGGCAAAGCGCGCTCCTTTGACTGTGGTGATCAGGCCAAGCAGGAGAACGATGAAACCGAGCGGCTCTATCGACATGCTTCTAATCCTGAACCGGGCAAACAGCTGAAATAGCGCTTTGGCCGAATGCGGCATCGACAAGCCGATATGATGGACGAGGCGAAGGCCGCCAGCTGTCGTCGCTGATCATCATCGCCTCCTAATTCGATCCCGTCTGGGATATCCAGCTGCGGCCCGTTGGATTATCCCTGGCCACATCAGATGACGAGAGTGTCGAGCTCTGCGTCCGGGGTGAGGGCTGCAGCGGCGACGTTGACGCCTGAAGGTTGGTGTCCAAACCGACCTCGATGAGATCATGCGGCAGCAATGCGGTTTGCTCGTCGGCCACGATGTTGCTGGAGGTTCCGTCGTTATTGCGGCGCACAATCCTGTAGTTCTTCTGCGTTCTGCCAAGTCCCGGCGCGTCCGCGTTCATCTGAGCAAGCTGAGCGTCGTAGCCGGCCTGTTCGCCCAGAAGCTGGGCTACCTGGATATCGATTGCCGCCCTGCCGATCGCCAGATTGACCTGGTTGAGCAGCTCCTGGTTTTCGCTATTCTGCCTGTTGACGATATTGATCTTGGAACGGTCGGCCTCACTGAGGCCTTGGCGAGCCGTGGTCAGGGCAACTTCGAGATCGATCAGGGTACCCTGTGCATCCGCAACCCAGCGGTCGACAGACACCTGGCGGGAATTGCTGACCAATCCCTTGCTTACCAGGCTGTTGACGTTGTCCAGTTCCTTCTGGGCAAGGTCAATCTGCCGCTTTTGCGAGCTGATCTTGGCCTCGAGTGACTCGACCTGCTGGCCATAGAGGCGGGTGAGGTCATTCGCCGCTTCGATCTGGCTATCGATATCGACGCGGCGCAGCCGCATCAGGTTCAATTCCTGTGCCTTCAGCTTGTCCATATCGGGCGTTCCGACGAGTTCGGCGGGAACCTCGAAACTCTGCTCACCGGCGATTTCCGCCCGCAGCCGCGCCTGCCGCATCAGGAGGTCGCGCCGGTTGAGGACGGCGGTTCGATAGGCCCCGGCTGCCTGAATCCGGTCGCGCTCGAAAGTATTGTCTTCGCGTTCCCGCAGAAAGCCGCCAGCGATGCTGATGGCCTTCATGACCGTCATCCGCGGTTCAAAAGGATAGCGTCCCGGGGTTTGAACGGTGCCGGTCACAAAAATCGGCGCATGCTCGGCAACCTCCAGGGCGATGTATGGCTTGCCAGGAAGTGCCGCCTTTTCCGCGAGCGCGCTGGCGATGGCAGCGGCGAGTTCTTCGGTTGTTCTTCCGGCCGCCTGTACATGGCCAGCGATCGGGATCGACAAGTCGCCGGTATCGTCGATGGTGTAGACACCATCGAGAGCTTCCCAGCTGGCATAGCGGGAGTCCGCTGAACGCCATTCAACGACGCGCAGTCTTACCTTGTCTTCCGGCACGAGGGTGAATGTTTGCGCGTGGGCGACGCTCCAGCCGGCGAGGCAGCAGAAAACCAGCAGGGCGAGGGCCGCGGAGATGACGCGATCGGGCAAGAATGTGCGCTGCATTGATCTATCTCCGTTTCGTTTCGATCGACGGCGAGGGCATTGCGCGGGACGGCGGATTGCCGAATTCGAGAATGCGGGACGGTGCGGCGCGGCCGGCAAGGAGATCGGTGAGCGCCAGCAAATTGCCGCTCAAACGTCCCCATCGGTCGATCAAGCGGTCGTTGAACACTATGCCCGACGCGTTGGCCAGAATGTTGCGGCCGATCTGCGCTATCGCCCGGCCTTTCGAGATCGTGCCCTTGCGGATCAGGTAGACAGGATTGGCAACCTGCGAATATCCGAGTCTGCGGCCAGGCTGTCGCCCGGATCTGACGCCGAGATGTACTCCACGGGCGCCTTCAACGCGCACGGATCTGCCGTAGCGGGCGATGGACCTGCTGAAATCGACATCCTCAAGCCAGCCATAGAGCGGCAGTTGCTCGTCAAACGTCAGTGCGTGTTTGAGGACGGGAGCGAGGCGAACTGCCATATTGCACCCATATGCATTATAGACATCCGTCACCCGCTCGGACACTTCGCCGGCAGTGTGAAGAACCTGCAGCGCCTTCGACATGTCGAGCCCCCCAATGAGGACGCCGTCGGCCAGGACCTCACCGGTGGCAATCGCGATGGCAGGATTGGCTGCAAAGACGGCTGTCATCCGTGCCAGGAAGGTTGGGGCCGGAATGAAATCGTCGTCCAGGAAGATCAGAACATCGGTATCGGCCGCGGCCGCCCGGATAATGCTGTTGCGCTGGGAGGTGAGGCCACGGCTGCCGATAATGACTTCCACGTCGAGACGGTCGGCGAGCCCGGCGGCATCGTCGATCCCTGGTACGCAGACGATCAATCGCGGCGGCTGGTCGGGCAGGCCGGCGAGATAATCGACCGTTTCCAGCAGGATCGAAGGGCGGCCCGCCGAAGCAATTCCGACGGCGATCCGCAATGGCCGGCTCGCGCGCCGCGCCGTCGCTTCGGTGTCGCAAGAAACAGGCGCCGACCTCAAGCTGTCCTGCCTGGTCGTTTTTGCCGAATGCGCGATCATGGCTGCATGCTCCTCGGAGCGTGATTGATAATCGCGCCGAGGATCTCCGCGCCGACGTTCCGCATCGTCTCGATGACGCGCATGGCGTCGTCGATCGATGTGCGTCCGTGCGAGGCGACCACGAGAACGCCGTCCAGCTCCGGCGCGATGGCGTTGGCATCCGGTGACGCGGAGAATGCGGAAATGTCGACGAATATGGTGTCGAACTCTTTTTTCAGCTCGGCAAAGCTCAATTGCGTGCGGCGGGAACTCAGGCGAATGGCCGGTGTTACCGCATCCACCTTGCCGAGCGGCAGGAACTTCAGCGTCGGGGTGAGCGGCAGGGCCGCCGTCTGGATGAGGTCGCCGTTGTCGAGGACGTCGACGAGGCCGCTGGCACTATGAGGCGCGATCGCCCTGCTGAGCGATGATTTCTGCGCGGCCGCATCAATCAGAAGCGTCTTCGCTCCAGATACCGACGACAGCACGGCAAGTTCGCTTGCGATGGTCGATGCGCCGTTGCCGGGATCGACGGCGACCACTCCGATGACGATCCGGCGCTTGCGCCGAAGCCCGACGACTGTTGCGCTCAATTCCGTCATGCCTGGAATAACCGAATAGGCGGGTGAACTGCTGCCCGTGCCGGTGGCGAGAAAAGATGCCGGCTGGCCGTTGCGTGTCCTCTTTGATGTCGCCAGCACAGTGACGAAGGGCAGGCCACAGGTTTCGGCGATCTGATGCGGGCGGACGAGCCGGCGGTCGCTGGCATGTCTTATCATCGCGAGTGCGAAACCGGCTCCAAGGCCGATGGCCGCCGCAAAGGCGGCGATGAGCGTGCTGCGCGGTCTCGCCTTCGAAAGAGGCAGTGTGGCTCGCGAGACGATCGTGGCATCGGACATCGGATAGGTAATGCGCTGCTTTGCTTCGGTTAGCTGGTTCAAGGTGTTTTCATAGAGAGAGCGGCGCGCGTCCGTTGCGCTCTGCAACTCCGCAAGCTTGAACTGGTCGCGCGGATTGCTCGTGAAACTGGCCAAGGCGCTGGCGGCTTCCGCCAGCCCTCGCTGTTGCTCGGCTATGAATTTCGCCAGCCAGTCGCTGTATTGGCGGGCGGCGTTGGCCTTCATCGCGATATTCTTCTGGATATATTGTCCGGCGAGCGTGTCGGCGATATCGACGGCCTTCTGAGGGGTCGATGCCGCAGCCGATATCTCGATGATCGTCGAGCTTCCGATCCGGCGGATGTCCATCATGCTCAGCAGTTTGGCGGTTGCCCAGTCGTGGAGCCGCTCCTCCTCCGCCTGCGGCCGCGCTTCGCTCGCTCCCTTGCCCGCCGTATCCTGCGATGGCGTGTCCGGTTGTGAAGAAAACCCCATCAGCCAATTCTTCGCTCTGTCCTGCAGCGAAGGCGTCTGATCGACAAACTCCGGATCATGAACGAGATCAAGCGCCGCCACGGTTCCGCCGACGACATCGCTCGATCTGGCGATCTCCAGCTGTCCTTCGATGAAGGCATCTTCGGCGAAAGCCCTCTGTGCTTCAGAGCCGCTCACCTGGGGGAAGATCACAAGCTGCGTGCTGGCAACGAAAGTCGGTTCGGCGGTCAGCATGTAGCTTCCGGCGATCGCCAGGAAAGCGATGGTGGTCACGACGATCCAGTGCCAGCGCATTCTCAAAAAGAAGAGCATATCCCGTATGGTCAGCGGTGAATTCCCGCCGCCTGTGGCTGCTGCTGCCAGGGATATGGGAGAGACACCGCTGAAGATCGTGCTGGAGGTCATGTCGTCCTAATCCGGAATGGGAAATCAAGGAATAACCAGGTGATGGTAGCTTGGAGGGGACGTGGGAGCGGCGCATTTTCCGATCCCGGCACGGTTGGCTGTCTCCCCTTTGAAGGCTCAGTACGATCCGCGCTGCGAAAACAGCGCAGGAATGGTCTTGGCGATGATCAAGAAGTCTCGAGCGAGCGACCAGTTGTTGAGATAGTGGACATCGAGAGAAACCCTGTACTCGTAACTGACGTCGTTGCGCCCGCTGGTTTGCCATTGACCGGTCAGTCCCGGACGGACTGCCATATAGGCCCACATGTGTTCGCCGTAGCGCGGCAGTTCCTCGGCTGTGACCGGGCGGGGTCCGACGAGGCTCATTTCGCCACGTACGATATTGATCAGCTGGGGAAGCTCGTCGATGCTCGAGCGCCTGAGAATATCGCCGACGGCGGTGATCCTCGGATCGTTCTTCAACTTGCGCGTCGCTTCCCATTCGCTGCGGGCGGCCGGGTTGTTTTGCAGCAATTCCGCGAGCTGAGCGCTCGCATCGGGCTTCATCGTGCGAAATTTGAGGCATCCGAACGGCGCTCCGCCGAAGCCAATGCGCGTATGGGAATAGAAGACAGGGCCGCGGTCGGAGAGTTTCACGATCATCGCGACGATCAGCAGAAGCGGAGAGAGCAGGATCAGAGCGGTGATCGCGACAAGAATATCTATCGCACGCTTCGACGACCTGCTCGCTGCACGAGGCCGGGAATCGGGGGAATCGTCACCCTTCGCGGCCCGTTCGACGCGTGACCAAGCCTCAAAACTATGTGCTTCCCATGCCATCGCGGTCTCCAAAACATTGCCCGTCAACAACCGTTGAGAGCTTGCTGCGCCGCACCCAGATTGTCTGTTACCAAGGTCATAATCCTTAATTAATTCTTCATGCTAGGAAATCTCAGACAGATTTCAGAGTACAGATCCGTGTCATCAATTCTTTTAATTTGTTCTATAATCTGCTTTTGTCGGTCGTTCTGTGTGAATTCAATCATTATTTTTATATCGGAATTTCAATATCTGCTTGTTTTTAATTCAATAAGTCTTTTTTATATGCAGTTTTGTTCGATGTGGCCAATGGTACTCGTGTATTTTAGAAAGTTTGATTTTATACCGGTGGGTATTATGATTTTTTCTGAAGTAGACTTAAATTTTACGTTAGATTTGCGCGGATGTTATTTGACTAACGTAATAATCCAATATAATTGATGCAGTGCAGCATTAGTGAGAGACCATTCTAGTATCAGGAGTGAATTGCATGGACGGGATCACACATGCATCAGATCGCAGGATCGGCATCAGCAAAGGCGCGATCTCGGCCAGCGGCGGAATTCACCTCAACAGTCGCATCGTCATCGATGACGAATTCCTCTCCTGCCGCTCGAGCGTACGGCGTTTCCGTCGTGGCGAGATCATTGCCGGGGCCGGGGTCCTTGTCGATATGTTCGCGCGCGTGCATTCGGGGTTGGTCAGTGCAAGTACGATGCTGCCCGACGGCAGGGAATTCATCGTCGAAATCATTCCGAAAACAGGTCTGATCGGCGAGCTTGAAGTCTTGCGCCGGCAGACACTGAACCTCGAATACCGAGCCAGTTCCAATTGCGAGCTGCATTTCTTCGAAGGCCGGCTGCTGCGCGACATGTATGCTAGCGATTCGTGCTTCCGCGAAAAAGTCTTCTCAAGGGCCTTGGCGCGTGTCTCGGAGCTTGAAGATAGGATCATCGCCAACGCGGCGTCGACCCTTCAGGCAAGACTGGCGAGCACGTTGCTGCGGCTCTCGGCTGTTTACGGAAAAGATGCCGCAAACAGTGGCAACGAAGTGATCATCTCGCAAAACGATCTGGCCGCAACGCTGCCGGCGTCCCGCGAGAAGGTCAATCAATGCCTGCGGCGCCTGCGGGAATGCAAGATTGTCGACGGAGGGCAGGGCAAGATCCGAATACTTAACCGCAAGGCGCTCGAGGCCTGTGCGAATGGCGCGTTTTCGGCGAAGTGATGAGCCTGTCGTTTCCTGGGGCCCTCCGATCCGCCGCAAATGTCAGCCGCTTTGCCGGCCGCGGCACGACGATGATTGATCGCGTGGTCGTCATCGACGACTACTCGGTGGCCAGGGGCGGCGCGACGGGGCTGGCGGTGCTCTCGGCCAAGCTTTTTCGCGGCCTGGATATTCCCGTGACTTATATTTGTGGGGATGACGCCGCCAATGCGGAACTTGCTGCTCTCGGGGTCGCCATGGTCGGATTGAACAGCCGCGACCTGCTTAGCGCCGAGCGTGCGAAGGCTTTCGTGACCGGCATTCACAATGGTGCGGCTGCCCGCATGGTCGCGAACTGGATTGCCGCGAAGGATACGGCGAATACCGTCTATCACGTCCATGGCTGGCATCAGATCCTGTCCCCCGCGCTTTTCAGGGCACTGGCTCTGGTCGCAGGACGATGCGTGATTCACGCGCATGACTTCTTCACTGCCTGTCCCAACGGCGCCTTTTTCGATTACCAGGCGCAAGAGATCTGCCTTCGGCGTCCGCTCGGTGCCGGCTGCATTGCGACGGCTTGCGACAAGAGAAGTTATTCGCACAAATTGTGGCGGCTCGCCCGCGGCTCGAATATCCTCCGGCTGCTGAGGGCTGAGGCCGATTTCGGCCGGATCATCTTGCTGCATGAGAAGATGGCTGGGTTTCTCGTCGGCGCCGGCTATCGGGCCGAGCGGTTGACGACGATCCGCAATCCCGTCGCCCCCTTGTCGATAGGGCGTGTCGAGGCGGAGGCGAACGACGAATTTGTCTTCATCGGGCGGCTCGACGCGGAAAAGGGCGTGGAGGATGCCGTGGCCGCCACACGCAGAGCCGGCGCCAGGCTCTGCGTGATCGGGGACGGCCCGCTGATGCCGTTGGTCGCCGCTTCCGGCGATCACGTCAGGGCCGTCGGCTGGCAATCGCATGCGGAGATCGGCACCACCATCCGCAAGGCGCGCGCCCTGTTGATGCCATCGCGTTATCCCGAGCCTTTCGGCCTGGTGGCGATCGAAGCGGCCAGGAGCGGTCTGCCGGTCATCATGTCGCGCAGCGCCTTTCTCGCCGAGGAAATGGAACGAGCCGGTATGGCGTTTGCCTGCGACACGGCTGATGAAGCTGCCTTTGCCGACACATTGACGCGATTTAGCCAAATGCCGAGGCACGAAATCCGCGCCATGAGCGAGCGGGCCTTCCTGATGTCGCCAGATCTCGCCTCGACGCATGAGGAATGGCGCGACGCTCTCCTTGCCGAATATTGCAGCCTGCTTTCGACGAATGCAGTTCGCGAACTGACAGATGGTGTGGCGACACAAGGAGTATTCCGTTGACCTTTAAAGCAACAACCTCTCTTTCCGACGCAAGGGCATTTCTCGGCGACGCGCCCGTGATGGCGAAAAGACGCGTGGCCGAGGCGGGAAGCGTCAAGGAAACCAGGCAACTGCGCGTCGCCATCGTGCATTACTGGCTCGTCTCAATGCGCGGCGGCGAAAAGGTTGTTGAAGAATTGTGCCGCATGTTTCCGCAGGCTGATATTTTCACCCTCGTCTGCAACCGGGATCGCATCAGCGATTTTCTCAAGACGCGGAACATCCACACGTCCTTTCTGCAGAAGATACCCGGGGCGCAGCGGCACTACACCAAAATGCTGCCGCTGATGCCCTTCGCGCTCGAGCAATTCGATCTGCAAGACTACGATCTCGTACTGTCGAGCGAATCCGGGCCCGCCAAGGGCATCATTACACGCGCCGACGCTCTCCATGTCTGTTACTGCCATTCGCCGATGCGCTACATCTGGGATCAGTTCCACGTCTACCGCCATGGCCTGCCGTGGATGGGACGGGCCTTGATGTCGGTCACCGCGCCGATGCTGCGTGCCTGGGACGTGACGACGTCTTCTCGCGTCGACGTGTTCGTCGCCAATTCCGACTATGTCGCAAACCGCATTCGCCGCTTCTACGATCGGGATTCCATCGTCATCCACCCCCCGGTTGCCACCGATGATTTTTCGGTCGGGAAGGGGAAGGGCGAATTCTATCTCTATGCCGGCCAGCTGACGGCCTATAAGCGGCCGGATATCGCCGTTCGCGCCTGTACCGAGACCGGGCGTAAGCTCATCGTGATCGGAGAGGGAGAACAGTTGCCTCATCTGAAATCGATCGCCGGCCCGACTGTCCAATTCCTCGGCCACCAGCCGTTCAATGTTCTGCGTGATCACCTCTCGCGATGCCGTGCCCTGTTGTTTCCAGGCACGGAGGATTTCGGCATCCTGCCGGTAGAAGCCATGGCATCGGGCCGGCCGGTGCTTGCTTTCGACGCCGGCGGCGCAAGGGAAACGGTATCTTCGCCGCAGGTCGGTTTTCGCTTCGCTCAGCAAACCACTGAAGCCCTGCTGGAAACCATCGCGGCGTTCGAAGAGGTGGAGGACGATATCGATCCGCAAGCCATCCGCGCGCATTCGCTGAAGTTTTCCTCGGCGGTTTTCCGCGATCGGATGGCCGGGCTCATCGAGCAACAGCTCTCCACCCATGCCGACCGATCGGTCGACGTCTTCAATAGACGACCGGTCTGAGGACAAGACTGGAGCTGCCTATCTTGCTGCCGCGATCGAAACCGTCTCAATCTGCCGACGAGGAATAGACAGATCATGTCAAGCCTATCTCAGAGGACGGCGACGGCGAGCATCTGGACGATCAGCGGAAAATTCCTCGCGCGACTGCTGGATTTCGTCAGTCTTCTCGTCCTTGCAAGGTTGTTGAGTCCCGCGGATTTCGGATTGGTCGCCATTGCGACATCGGTTCTGGTCATCATCGAGGCGATCCTGGATCTGCCGTTGACGCAGGCCCTGATGCGTCAGCCGTCCCCTTCCGACGAGATGTTTGCGACGGCTTTCACGTTGAGCCTCCTGAGAGGGTTGGCCATCACCCTGCTGATGATGATCATTTCCTGGCCGATGGCCGTAATCTACGACGATTCCCGACTTTTTGCGCTTGTCGCGGTGCTTTCGATCGCGCCGGCCATGCGCAGCATGATCAGTCCGCGCATGGTCCTTTTCATGCAGCGTTTCGATTTCAAACGCGAATTCGCGCTCGACCTCATCACCAAGGGATCGACGCTGCTGTTCGGGGCAGGGGTGGCGGTGGCGACGGGCAGCTATTGGGGGCTCGCGGCCGGGGCGGTCGCCGGCCCGACGGCGGCGATGATCACCTCCTATGTCTTTGC from Rhizobium sp. NLR16a includes:
- a CDS encoding glycosyltransferase, whose amino-acid sequence is MSLSFPGALRSAANVSRFAGRGTTMIDRVVVIDDYSVARGGATGLAVLSAKLFRGLDIPVTYICGDDAANAELAALGVAMVGLNSRDLLSAERAKAFVTGIHNGAAARMVANWIAAKDTANTVYHVHGWHQILSPALFRALALVAGRCVIHAHDFFTACPNGAFFDYQAQEICLRRPLGAGCIATACDKRSYSHKLWRLARGSNILRLLRAEADFGRIILLHEKMAGFLVGAGYRAERLTTIRNPVAPLSIGRVEAEANDEFVFIGRLDAEKGVEDAVAATRRAGARLCVIGDGPLMPLVAASGDHVRAVGWQSHAEIGTTIRKARALLMPSRYPEPFGLVAIEAARSGLPVIMSRSAFLAEEMERAGMAFACDTADEAAFADTLTRFSQMPRHEIRAMSERAFLMSPDLASTHEEWRDALLAEYCSLLSTNAVRELTDGVATQGVFR
- a CDS encoding glycosyltransferase, with the protein product MIAHSAKTTRQDSLRSAPVSCDTEATARRASRPLRIAVGIASAGRPSILLETVDYLAGLPDQPPRLIVCVPGIDDAAGLADRLDVEVIIGSRGLTSQRNSIIRAAAADTDVLIFLDDDFIPAPTFLARMTAVFAANPAIAIATGEVLADGVLIGGLDMSKALQVLHTAGEVSERVTDVYNAYGCNMAVRLAPVLKHALTFDEQLPLYGWLEDVDFSRSIARYGRSVRVEGARGVHLGVRSGRQPGRRLGYSQVANPVYLIRKGTISKGRAIAQIGRNILANASGIVFNDRLIDRWGRLSGNLLALTDLLAGRAAPSRILEFGNPPSRAMPSPSIETKRR
- a CDS encoding sugar transferase, with amino-acid sequence MAWEAHSFEAWSRVERAAKGDDSPDSRPRAASRSSKRAIDILVAITALILLSPLLLIVAMIVKLSDRGPVFYSHTRIGFGGAPFGCLKFRTMKPDASAQLAELLQNNPAARSEWEATRKLKNDPRITAVGDILRRSSIDELPQLINIVRGEMSLVGPRPVTAEELPRYGEHMWAYMAVRPGLTGQWQTSGRNDVSYEYRVSLDVHYLNNWSLARDFLIIAKTIPALFSQRGSY
- a CDS encoding glycosyltransferase family 4 protein, with protein sequence MTFKATTSLSDARAFLGDAPVMAKRRVAEAGSVKETRQLRVAIVHYWLVSMRGGEKVVEELCRMFPQADIFTLVCNRDRISDFLKTRNIHTSFLQKIPGAQRHYTKMLPLMPFALEQFDLQDYDLVLSSESGPAKGIITRADALHVCYCHSPMRYIWDQFHVYRHGLPWMGRALMSVTAPMLRAWDVTTSSRVDVFVANSDYVANRIRRFYDRDSIVIHPPVATDDFSVGKGKGEFYLYAGQLTAYKRPDIAVRACTETGRKLIVIGEGEQLPHLKSIAGPTVQFLGHQPFNVLRDHLSRCRALLFPGTEDFGILPVEAMASGRPVLAFDAGGARETVSSPQVGFRFAQQTTEALLETIAAFEEVEDDIDPQAIRAHSLKFSSAVFRDRMAGLIEQQLSTHADRSVDVFNRRPV
- a CDS encoding Crp/Fnr family transcriptional regulator, whose translation is MDGITHASDRRIGISKGAISASGGIHLNSRIVIDDEFLSCRSSVRRFRRGEIIAGAGVLVDMFARVHSGLVSASTMLPDGREFIVEIIPKTGLIGELEVLRRQTLNLEYRASSNCELHFFEGRLLRDMYASDSCFREKVFSRALARVSELEDRIIANAASTLQARLASTLLRLSAVYGKDAANSGNEVIISQNDLAATLPASREKVNQCLRRLRECKIVDGGQGKIRILNRKALEACANGAFSAK
- a CDS encoding polysaccharide biosynthesis/export family protein — its product is MQRTFLPDRVISAALALLVFCCLAGWSVAHAQTFTLVPEDKVRLRVVEWRSADSRYASWEALDGVYTIDDTGDLSIPIAGHVQAAGRTTEELAAAIASALAEKAALPGKPYIALEVAEHAPIFVTGTVQTPGRYPFEPRMTVMKAISIAGGFLREREDNTFERDRIQAAGAYRTAVLNRRDLLMRQARLRAEIAGEQSFEVPAELVGTPDMDKLKAQELNLMRLRRVDIDSQIEAANDLTRLYGQQVESLEAKISSQKRQIDLAQKELDNVNSLVSKGLVSNSRQVSVDRWVADAQGTLIDLEVALTTARQGLSEADRSKINIVNRQNSENQELLNQVNLAIGRAAIDIQVAQLLGEQAGYDAQLAQMNADAPGLGRTQKNYRIVRRNNDGTSSNIVADEQTALLPHDLIEVGLDTNLQASTSPLQPSPRTQSSTLSSSDVARDNPTGRSWISQTGSN
- a CDS encoding cellulose synthase operon protein YhjQ/BcsQ, with translation MTSSTIFSGVSPISLAAAATGGGNSPLTIRDMLFFLRMRWHWIVVTTIAFLAIAGSYMLTAEPTFVASTQLVIFPQVSGSEAQRAFAEDAFIEGQLEIARSSDVVGGTVAALDLVHDPEFVDQTPSLQDRAKNWLMGFSSQPDTPSQDTAGKGASEARPQAEEERLHDWATAKLLSMMDIRRIGSSTIIEISAAASTPQKAVDIADTLAGQYIQKNIAMKANAARQYSDWLAKFIAEQQRGLAEAASALASFTSNPRDQFKLAELQSATDARRSLYENTLNQLTEAKQRITYPMSDATIVSRATLPLSKARPRSTLIAAFAAAIGLGAGFALAMIRHASDRRLVRPHQIAETCGLPFVTVLATSKRTRNGQPASFLATGTGSSSPAYSVIPGMTELSATVVGLRRKRRIVIGVVAVDPGNGASTIASELAVLSSVSGAKTLLIDAAAQKSSLSRAIAPHSASGLVDVLDNGDLIQTAALPLTPTLKFLPLGKVDAVTPAIRLSSRRTQLSFAELKKEFDTIFVDISAFSASPDANAIAPELDGVLVVASHGRTSIDDAMRVIETMRNVGAEILGAIINHAPRSMQP